The DNA segment TCGCCGTCAGCGCACCGCGGGAGTTGCCTCGCCTTTCCCATTCGGGCGCGAGCGTCCTTACCGCTAAGAGGTCAAAATGACCCACTACCCCGATTTCATCTGGTTGCCCACATCGAAGATTCCGGGTTATCTTTCAATGTCGTAGAAAACGGCCGCGCCGCGGCCTTCACACCTTCCCCCCGACACGGCAACCAGCGGGGGGCGGAATAAGTCCACAAGGAGGATTGCCTGCCGATATCTCGGAATTACGAGGCGGTGTACATCTTCGACTCTACTCTCGAAGACTCCGCCATCAATGATAAGCTCACTCGCTTCCATGATCTGCTCGGCTCGCCGGAAACGCCAGCGTCCGATCACTGGGGACGCCGACAGCTGGCCTACCAGATCGGTCCGCGCGAGAACGGGTACTACGTCGTCTCCCGCTTTGCCGCCGATCCCGCGGTCCTGCCCGAATACGAACGCGCGTTGAGGCTCGATGATTCGGTGATGCGCTACCTCATCACGCTTCACGAGCACGAAGTCGGCGCTCC comes from the Gemmatimonadaceae bacterium genome and includes:
- the rpsF gene encoding 30S ribosomal protein S6, producing the protein MSRNYEAVYIFDSTLEDSAINDKLTRFHDLLGSPETPASDHWGRRQLAYQIGPRENGYYVVSRFAADPAVLPEYERALRLDDSVMRYLITLHEHEVGAPAMSDEELAAQAARRDDDDDDED